Proteins found in one Fusarium oxysporum Fo47 chromosome V, complete sequence genomic segment:
- a CDS encoding NADP-dependent oxidoreductase domain-containing protein yields MAPPASLTTKPLSRTGRQIPALGFGLMGLSAVYGPVEYISRSICSQTHNSVHTDTHFPSNDEERLAVLDRAWELGYTNWDTANAYGDSEVLIGKWFKLHPERRADIFLATKFGLRAGVNDKGEWKMWADNSPEFFNECLEGSLQKMGVDYVDLYYAHRLDTKVPVEKTMELMAKAKQDGKIKAIGISECAASNIRRAYAVAPVDAIQVEYNPFTLDIEKQDILSTCRELGITIFAYSPLGRGFLTGQIKSSDDFAPDDLRRMLPRFSPENFSKNLVLVERLKTLADKKGCTSGQLVLAWLSAQGEDIIPIPGTKKIKYMEENVGSLKVQLSKEEVQKIRDEVEKAEVAGHRNPPGLFNEYSVTVEL; encoded by the exons ATGGCACCTCCAGCATCTCTTACCACTAAACCTCTCAGCAGGACGGGACGACAAATACCCGCTCTCGGATTCGGATTGATGGGCCTGAGTGCGGTCTATGGGCCTGTTGAGTATATTTCCCGTTCTATATGTTCTCAAACTCACAATAGCGTTCATACTGACACTCACTTCCCTAGCAATGACGAAGAACGCTTGGCAGTTCTGGACCGTGCCTGGGAGCTCGGCTACACAAATTGGGACACAGCCAATGCCTACGGTGACAGCGAGGTCCTGATCGGGAAGTGGTTCAAGCTACATCCGGAGCGTCGGGCTGACATATTTCTCGCAACAAAGTTTGGACTGAGAGCCGGAGTTAACGATAAGGGCGAGTGGAAAATGTGGGCTGATAATAGTCCCGAGTTCTTCAATGAGTGCCTCGAGGGAAGTTTGCAGAAGATGGGCGTTGATTACGTTGATCTTTACTACGCCCATCGTCTTGACACCAAGGTACCTGTCGAGAAGACGATGGAGTTGATGGCCAAGGCTAAGCA AGATGGCAAAATCAAAGCCATCGGCATCTCCGAATGCGCCGCCAGCAATATCCGCCGAGCCTACGCTGTCGCCCCCGTCGACGCCATCCAGGTTGAGTACAATCCATTCACATTGGATATCGAGAAACAAGATATACTCTCCACGTGCCGTGAGCTTGGAATCACCATCTTCGCGTACTCACCTCTGGGTCGTGGCTTTTTGACAGGTCAGATCAAGAGCAGTGATGACTTTGCGCCTGACGACCTCCGCCGCATGTTGCCTCGCTTTAGCCCTGAGAACTTTTCGAAGAACCTAGTCCTAGTTGAACGTCTTAAGACACTTGCAGATAAGAAGGGCTGCACGTCGGGTCAGTTGGTGCTCGCGTGGCTGTCGGCGCAGGGCGAGGATATTATCCCAATTCCTGGGACGAAGAAGATTAAGTATATGGAGGAGAATGTTGGCTCACTAAAAGTGCAGCTCTCCAAGGAGGAGGTTCAGAAGATCAGGGATGAGGTcgagaaggctgaggttgCGGGTCATCGAAACCCGCCGGGTTTGTTCAATGAGTATTCGGTTACTGTTGAGCTTTGA